In a single window of the Montipora capricornis isolate CH-2021 chromosome 11, ASM3666992v2, whole genome shotgun sequence genome:
- the LOC138023379 gene encoding uncharacterized protein, which yields MSKRSVRSLASKIFDPLGLISPFTVRAKILLQELWLKGLQWDDPLDNDTKAKWLSWKSELLQLKDVTIPRCFGNGITQDSVVEVHGFGDASPKAYGAAVYIRIRNKQNNVSSQLESRPLRRCHFQGWNFSHQL from the coding sequence ATGTCAAAGAGAAGTGTACGTAGTCTGGCATCGAAAATTTTTGACCCACTGGGATTAATATCACCCTTCACTGTTAGAGCCAAAATCCTTCTCCAAGAGTTGTGGTTGAAAGGATTACAGTGGGATGACCCGTTAGATAATGACACTAAAGCAAAGTGGTTAAGTTGGAAGTCAGAGTTGTTGCAGCTAAAAGATGTGACTATCCCTCGATGCTTCGGAAATGGTATTACGCAAGACTCTGTGGTAGAGGTGCATGGTTTTGGAGATGCTTCCCCCAAGGCGTATGGAGCAGCAGTGTACATTCGAATAAGAAACAAGCAAAACAATGTATCCTCACAGCTGGAATCGCGCCCATTAAGAAGGTGTCACTTCCAAGGCTGGAACTTTTCGCACCAGTTGTAA